Proteins found in one Candidatus Hydrogenedentota bacterium genomic segment:
- a CDS encoding nucleoside deaminase has protein sequence MLDPHERYMTYALREAQRAMDQGEVPVGCVIVHEGEIIAKAHNQRETLQDPTAHAEVIAITAAAARLGSWRLENTQMYVTLEPCPMCAGAIILSRIPEVHYGASDPKAGACGSLLNLLDDQRFNHQPVLRKGLMADQCGGLLTSFFRSIRDGSRARRN, from the coding sequence ATGCTCGATCCCCATGAACGATATATGACCTACGCCCTCCGGGAAGCACAACGGGCCATGGACCAGGGAGAAGTCCCCGTTGGCTGCGTGATAGTCCACGAAGGCGAGATTATTGCCAAAGCCCACAACCAGCGGGAGACCCTCCAGGACCCGACGGCCCATGCCGAAGTGATTGCCATCACAGCGGCCGCCGCGCGACTGGGCAGTTGGCGGCTGGAAAATACCCAGATGTACGTGACCCTGGAGCCCTGCCCCATGTGTGCCGGGGCTATCATTCTGTCGCGTATTCCCGAGGTGCACTACGGGGCGAGCGATCCCAAGGCCGGGGCTTGTGGTAGTCTGCTTAACCTGTTGGACGACCAGCGCTTCAATCATCAGCCCGTACTGCGAAAGGGCCTGATGGCCGATCAGTGCGGTGGACTGCTGACCAGCTTCTTCCGGAGTATCCGCGACGGAAGCCGCGCCCGTCGGAACTAG
- a CDS encoding RNA polymerase sigma factor RpoD/SigA, producing the protein MSDTRENGLSTYLAEISKIPLLSPSEEIRLSKLALAGEAAARKKLIVSNLRLVVSIAKKYLYYGLPLMDLIEEGNLGLMKAVERYDPDRGCKFSTYATWWIRQAVTRSLSNHGRTVRIPVYITDNVARYKKFVESEYIKSGKYPDIDAVAKNLGIKVAEARRLQEFADVITPLERIQTTDSEGDRGIPESIEPLRVDRAIEQIELDQQMSELMTQLTEREANIIRYRYGLYDGKAHTLEETGKKYKLTRERIRQIEKDVMKRLRVYASAHEDDFRP; encoded by the coding sequence ATGTCTGATACGCGTGAAAATGGCCTCAGCACCTATCTGGCGGAAATCTCCAAGATTCCGTTGCTCTCCCCTTCTGAGGAAATACGTCTTTCCAAGCTGGCCCTGGCCGGGGAGGCGGCGGCGCGCAAGAAACTTATTGTGTCCAATTTGCGCCTTGTCGTGAGTATCGCCAAGAAATACCTGTATTACGGTTTGCCCCTGATGGACCTGATCGAAGAGGGCAACCTGGGGCTCATGAAGGCGGTGGAACGCTACGACCCGGATCGGGGCTGCAAGTTCTCCACCTATGCGACCTGGTGGATACGCCAGGCCGTGACCCGCTCCCTTTCCAATCACGGACGCACGGTGCGGATCCCCGTATACATCACGGACAATGTGGCCCGATACAAGAAGTTTGTAGAGTCCGAATACATTAAGTCCGGCAAGTATCCCGATATCGACGCCGTGGCGAAGAATCTGGGTATCAAGGTGGCCGAAGCCCGTCGGCTTCAAGAGTTTGCGGACGTGATCACCCCGCTGGAGCGCATTCAGACCACGGATTCCGAAGGGGACCGGGGCATTCCAGAGAGTATAGAACCGCTTCGCGTGGATCGGGCCATTGAGCAAATCGAGCTGGATCAGCAGATGTCGGAGCTCATGACCCAGTTGACGGAGCGGGAAGCCAATATCATCCGCTATCGTTACGGCCTGTACGACGGCAAGGCCCACACCCTCGAAGAGACGGGCAAGAAATACAAGCTCACCCGGGAGCGGATTCGTCAGATCGAGAAGGATGTGATGAAGCGCCTCCGGGTCTACGCCTCCGCCCACGAAGACGACTTCCGCCCCTGA
- a CDS encoding adenine phosphoribosyltransferase, with protein sequence MDLAQHIRNVPDFPKPGIQFKDITTLLLVPEAFRYVIGQFKARYTELQVDAIVGVDARGFIFAASLAHEMGLPLITARKKGKLPADTIAEEYELEYGTAIVEMHRDSVKPGDSMVIIDDLLATGGTVGAVVRLIERLGGRVTEAAFVVELPPLGGRKRLDPVPVHSLVEFMVD encoded by the coding sequence ATGGACCTCGCCCAGCATATCCGCAATGTACCCGATTTCCCCAAGCCGGGAATCCAATTCAAAGACATCACCACGCTCCTCCTGGTGCCCGAAGCCTTCCGCTACGTTATCGGCCAGTTCAAGGCCCGCTACACGGAACTTCAGGTGGACGCCATCGTGGGCGTGGATGCCCGGGGCTTCATTTTTGCCGCTTCCCTGGCCCACGAGATGGGCCTTCCCCTGATTACCGCGCGCAAGAAGGGTAAATTACCCGCCGACACCATCGCGGAGGAGTACGAGCTCGAATACGGCACGGCCATCGTGGAAATGCACCGCGATTCCGTGAAGCCGGGGGACTCCATGGTAATCATCGACGACCTCCTTGCCACGGGTGGGACCGTGGGGGCCGTGGTGCGCCTTATCGAGCGTCTGGGCGGTCGGGTGACCGAAGCGGCCTTCGTGGTGGAGCTTCCTCCGCTGGGCGGCCGGAAGCGTCTCGACCCCGTGCCAGTACACAGTCTGGTCGAATTCATGGTAGACTAG
- a CDS encoding HAD family hydrolase: MSRNYLPGTQIEIINEIERGKIKYGLFDFDGTISILREGWQDIMHPVCVEMICGSTTPTPEIEAAVRDMIDETTGIQTILQMERLVEMVREYGFVPEAEVLDAQDYKKVYLDRLMVPVRERLARLASGELPREKAIVAGSVDFLDIISQREGLELYVFSGTDRDDVRNEADKLGVAPYFIEIWGALRTFAEYSKEQIINDLVKQHNLSGPEVLAVGDGPVELRNVKAVGGIALGIASDEKKGFGLDEEKRTRLIKAGADIIVPDFTEAKALAEYLFPQS, translated from the coding sequence ATGAGCAGGAATTATCTGCCCGGCACCCAGATCGAGATCATCAATGAAATCGAGCGGGGCAAGATCAAGTACGGCCTTTTCGATTTTGACGGCACCATCAGCATTCTGCGCGAGGGCTGGCAGGACATCATGCACCCCGTGTGCGTGGAAATGATCTGCGGGTCCACCACCCCCACTCCGGAAATTGAAGCCGCGGTCCGCGATATGATCGACGAAACTACGGGCATCCAGACCATCCTCCAGATGGAGCGGCTCGTGGAGATGGTTCGGGAATATGGCTTTGTGCCCGAAGCCGAAGTGCTCGACGCTCAGGATTACAAGAAGGTCTACCTGGACCGCCTTATGGTTCCCGTGCGCGAACGTCTGGCCCGCCTGGCCTCGGGCGAACTCCCCCGCGAAAAGGCGATTGTCGCCGGCTCGGTGGATTTCCTTGACATTATCTCCCAGCGCGAGGGCCTGGAGCTGTACGTCTTCAGCGGCACCGATCGCGACGACGTGCGAAACGAAGCCGACAAGCTCGGTGTGGCGCCGTATTTCATCGAAATCTGGGGCGCCCTTCGTACCTTCGCGGAATACTCGAAGGAACAGATCATCAACGATCTTGTGAAGCAGCACAACCTCAGTGGCCCCGAAGTGCTAGCCGTCGGCGACGGCCCCGTGGAACTGCGCAACGTGAAGGCCGTGGGCGGCATAGCGCTGGGTATAGCCTCGGACGAGAAAAAAGGCTTCGGCCTCGACGAAGAAAAACGCACGCGCCTGATCAAGGCCGGCGCGGACATAATCGTGCCGGACTTCACGGAGGCGAAGGCGTTGGCGGAGTATTTGTTCCCCCAGTCGTGA
- a CDS encoding alpha-mannosidase — MSANATPLTLHMIGHGHIDPTWLWRWTEGYEEVRATFRSALDRMNETPEFRFTASSPCFYAWVKAADPDMFEEIRGRVEEGRWEIAGGMWIEPDCNIPSGESLVRHGLHGQRFYLKEFGKRAVIGFNPDTFGHPGNLPQILRGLGLNYYMFMRPMAVVERDYPGGTTFWWEAPDGSRVLTSNLGPDYNCWYSTRERMESVPGNPQLNPGQTQILGFYGVGNHGGGPTKAAIAEIEALQAENGPLKPLFSTLENYFDAIQKDLDPETFYVDRNELQCHARGCYSVHAGVKKWNRATEHALLNAERLASMAWLLRATAYPGETLSEAWRNLLYNHFHDILAGTSLESSYEDTRDQMGAARHAAKTIINEAIQTIARDIDTTPEGNTIVVFNPLPWPVTQPLLASGIIRRELEEPLHLVDENEVAVPVQEVKGEILSKMPFAGDRYAFVAEIPALGYRSFHARSGLSNTRSHNPLTADRCTLENHWWRIELDPGDGHITRLYDKINRAEVLQSGLTLAAMVDTSDTWGHSLKEFNIEAGRFGRARLRLVELGDVLATIEVTTSFGKSQAIQELTLYRDCPRIDVRLRVNWQEAYHALKLCFETRIARGEATFETAYAHQVREATGYEESGQQWFDLSGDAGGTPYGLAILNDGQYGFDVKENVMRMTLLRSPAYAHHDPVRYSSDSRQPIMDQGWHSFHVQILPHAGGWRGARVPRQAWAHNAPCIPHVESAHVGKRPRAGSMLEIDAPNVVLSVFKQHEDGTGMILRGYETAGVETSATLSLPLMEQEMGVVFAPYEIKSFALNTETWTLIPVDLLEEAH, encoded by the coding sequence TTGAGCGCCAACGCCACGCCACTCACCCTCCACATGATCGGCCACGGCCATATCGACCCCACCTGGCTGTGGCGCTGGACCGAAGGCTACGAGGAAGTCCGCGCGACCTTTCGCAGTGCCCTGGATCGTATGAATGAGACGCCGGAGTTTCGCTTCACGGCGAGCAGCCCCTGCTTCTATGCGTGGGTGAAGGCGGCCGACCCGGACATGTTCGAGGAGATCCGGGGCCGCGTGGAAGAAGGCCGCTGGGAAATTGCGGGCGGGATGTGGATCGAGCCGGACTGCAATATTCCCTCGGGAGAATCCCTGGTTCGCCATGGCCTCCACGGCCAGCGCTTTTATCTGAAGGAATTCGGTAAGCGGGCCGTTATCGGCTTCAACCCCGACACCTTTGGCCACCCCGGCAACCTGCCCCAGATCCTGCGGGGGCTGGGACTGAACTACTACATGTTCATGCGGCCCATGGCGGTAGTCGAGCGGGATTATCCAGGCGGCACGACCTTCTGGTGGGAAGCGCCCGACGGCAGCCGCGTGCTGACGAGCAACCTGGGGCCGGATTACAATTGCTGGTACAGCACCCGGGAACGCATGGAATCGGTGCCCGGGAATCCCCAGTTGAATCCGGGCCAGACGCAAATTCTCGGCTTCTACGGCGTGGGCAACCACGGCGGCGGCCCGACGAAGGCGGCCATCGCCGAGATTGAAGCGCTCCAGGCGGAAAACGGCCCGTTGAAACCCCTTTTCTCCACACTGGAGAATTATTTCGACGCGATTCAGAAGGATCTCGACCCGGAGACCTTTTATGTGGATCGCAACGAACTTCAATGCCATGCCCGGGGCTGCTACAGCGTTCACGCCGGGGTGAAGAAGTGGAACCGCGCAACGGAGCATGCGCTGCTCAACGCGGAGCGCCTCGCAAGCATGGCCTGGCTCCTCCGGGCGACCGCCTATCCGGGGGAAACGCTTTCGGAGGCGTGGCGCAATCTCCTCTATAATCACTTTCACGACATCCTCGCGGGCACGAGCCTGGAGTCCTCCTATGAGGACACCCGGGATCAGATGGGCGCGGCGCGCCATGCGGCCAAGACCATCATCAACGAAGCGATCCAGACCATCGCCCGGGACATCGACACGACGCCCGAGGGGAACACGATTGTCGTCTTCAATCCCCTGCCCTGGCCGGTGACCCAGCCTCTGCTGGCTTCGGGTATCATCCGCCGCGAACTGGAGGAGCCCCTCCATCTGGTGGACGAGAACGAGGTTGCGGTGCCCGTGCAGGAAGTGAAGGGCGAGATCTTGAGCAAGATGCCCTTCGCCGGCGATCGCTACGCCTTTGTAGCGGAGATACCGGCCCTGGGCTATCGCAGCTTCCACGCGCGCTCGGGCCTCTCCAACACCCGGTCGCACAATCCGCTGACCGCCGATCGTTGCACGCTGGAGAACCACTGGTGGCGCATCGAACTGGATCCGGGCGACGGCCATATCACACGTCTCTATGACAAGATCAATCGCGCCGAAGTGCTCCAGAGCGGCCTGACCCTGGCGGCCATGGTGGATACCTCGGACACCTGGGGTCACTCGCTGAAGGAGTTCAACATCGAGGCGGGCCGGTTTGGCCGGGCACGCCTCCGGCTGGTGGAGCTGGGCGATGTGCTGGCGACGATCGAAGTGACCACCAGCTTTGGCAAATCCCAGGCGATTCAGGAACTGACCCTGTACCGCGACTGCCCCCGCATCGATGTTCGCCTGCGCGTGAACTGGCAAGAGGCTTACCACGCCCTGAAATTGTGCTTCGAGACCCGAATCGCGCGGGGTGAAGCCACTTTCGAGACGGCCTATGCCCATCAGGTGCGGGAAGCCACGGGCTATGAAGAATCGGGCCAGCAGTGGTTCGACCTGAGCGGCGACGCGGGCGGCACGCCTTATGGTCTGGCTATCCTGAACGACGGGCAGTACGGCTTTGACGTGAAAGAAAACGTGATGCGCATGACCCTGCTCCGCAGTCCGGCTTATGCGCACCACGATCCGGTTCGTTACTCTTCGGATTCGCGCCAACCCATCATGGATCAAGGTTGGCACAGTTTCCACGTGCAGATTCTGCCCCATGCCGGTGGCTGGCGCGGGGCCCGCGTGCCCCGGCAGGCCTGGGCCCACAATGCGCCGTGCATTCCCCACGTCGAATCGGCCCACGTGGGCAAGCGCCCGCGCGCGGGCAGCATGCTGGAGATCGACGCCCCGAACGTGGTCCTGTCCGTGTTCAAACAGCATGAAGACGGCACGGGCATGATCCTCCGCGGCTACGAGACCGCGGGTGTGGAAACGAGCGCCACCCTGAGCCTGCCCCTGATGGAGCAGGAGATGGGGGTGGTGTTTGCGCCCTATGAGATTAAGAGCTTTGCCCTGAATACCGAAACGTGGACATTGATTCCGGTGGATCTGCTGGAGGAAGCGCACTAG
- a CDS encoding VCBS repeat-containing protein — MQSGFSTRLVLALAIATAIAFFACGNATAAPTTYALANGLPVWDVATEDLNADGVKDLILLACDETSHPLKKELAVFIATAGGQYPDKPSQVLPLDSRIGALFFAENDGAAPRELVAAHARGADVFSYAGGSFSETSAPEFFSLYPTGSKNPVFLADGAADMNGDGIEEWLVPVPEGYELRHGAELVAQVACDMYSELRRGSSMYVYNRFPAMLPYDIPDSSTKGLAMLSDEFADFAHGEGWKENWRFKIPVNLEEKWEASSRMDDLNGDGFPDLVVTQTRGTAKLEAQTQVYLASAPYQYPEKPTATFVAKGSLVSPAVKDVNGDGNMDIIIINVPFGVKNIVNFFARGKISADVDIYPYADGGFGDAPAFKTSLTMDAPEGREQTAYAMGDFNGDKHLDMAFSRTADDLAVYFGDGKSMVGSTPSLVVNVPSFGQARPAALRSEERMDLVIFHPGGENKHRVEVVLFD, encoded by the coding sequence TTGCAGTCTGGCTTTTCAACTCGCCTCGTGTTGGCCCTGGCAATCGCCACGGCAATCGCATTTTTTGCCTGCGGAAATGCAACCGCCGCCCCCACGACCTATGCGCTCGCGAACGGACTCCCAGTTTGGGATGTGGCCACGGAAGACCTCAATGCCGATGGCGTCAAGGATCTAATCCTGCTCGCCTGCGACGAAACGAGTCACCCGCTGAAGAAGGAACTGGCGGTCTTCATCGCCACCGCCGGTGGCCAGTACCCGGACAAGCCGTCGCAGGTACTGCCCCTGGATTCCCGGATCGGCGCGCTCTTTTTTGCCGAAAACGATGGCGCGGCCCCGAGGGAGCTTGTCGCGGCCCATGCGCGCGGAGCCGATGTATTCTCTTATGCGGGCGGCTCCTTCTCGGAGACTTCGGCACCCGAGTTCTTCTCCCTCTACCCCACCGGGTCAAAGAACCCGGTCTTCCTCGCCGATGGCGCGGCCGATATGAACGGCGACGGCATCGAGGAGTGGCTCGTCCCCGTGCCCGAAGGCTACGAACTGCGCCACGGCGCGGAACTGGTCGCGCAGGTCGCCTGCGACATGTACAGCGAACTGCGGCGGGGCAGCAGCATGTATGTATACAATCGATTTCCCGCCATGCTTCCCTACGACATTCCGGACAGCTCGACCAAGGGTCTGGCGATGCTCAGTGACGAGTTTGCGGACTTTGCCCACGGCGAGGGCTGGAAGGAAAACTGGCGTTTCAAAATTCCGGTAAACCTGGAGGAGAAGTGGGAGGCGAGCTCGCGAATGGACGATTTGAACGGCGACGGCTTCCCTGACCTGGTGGTCACTCAGACGCGGGGCACGGCCAAGCTGGAGGCCCAGACCCAGGTCTATCTGGCCAGTGCGCCCTACCAGTACCCGGAAAAGCCCACGGCCACCTTCGTCGCCAAGGGATCCCTGGTCAGTCCCGCGGTGAAGGACGTGAACGGCGACGGCAACATGGACATCATAATCATCAATGTCCCTTTCGGCGTAAAGAACATTGTCAACTTCTTTGCCCGCGGAAAGATCTCCGCCGATGTGGATATCTACCCTTACGCCGACGGCGGTTTTGGCGATGCCCCCGCCTTCAAGACATCCCTGACGATGGACGCGCCGGAGGGCCGGGAACAGACGGCCTACGCCATGGGGGACTTTAATGGCGACAAGCACCTGGACATGGCCTTCAGCCGAACGGCGGACGACCTGGCGGTTTACTTCGGCGACGGTAAGTCGATGGTCGGTTCCACGCCCTCCCTCGTGGTGAATGTGCCCAGTTTCGGTCAGGCGCGACCCGCCGCACTGCGCAGCGAAGAGCGCATGGACCTCGTCATCTTCCATCCCGGTGGCGAGAACAAGCATCGCGTGGAAGTGGTGCTCTTCGACTGA